One window of the Pseudomonas knackmussii B13 genome contains the following:
- a CDS encoding phasin family protein codes for MAGKKTTDKKESSWVGEVEKYSRQIWLAGLGAYSKVSKDGSKLFETLVKDGEKAEKLAKSEVDKSVGVVKTTARSAKSKVDEVKDKALGKWSELEEAFDKRLNSAISRLGVPSRNEVKELHSKVASLTKQIEKLTGVSVSSVKPAAKTAAKPAAKPAAAKPAAKTAAAKPAAKAAAKPAAKPAAKPAAKPAAKAAAAKPAAAKPAAKAAAKPAAAKPAAAKPAAAKPAAKPAAAKKPAVKKAAAPKPAAAPAAAPAAAPAATPAPAAAAPAATPAPSSTQA; via the coding sequence ATGGCTGGCAAGAAAACTACCGATAAAAAAGAGTCCAGTTGGGTCGGCGAAGTCGAGAAGTACTCCCGGCAAATCTGGTTGGCTGGTCTGGGTGCCTACTCGAAGGTCAGCAAGGATGGCAGCAAGCTGTTCGAGACCCTGGTCAAGGATGGCGAGAAGGCCGAGAAGCTCGCCAAGAGCGAGGTCGACAAGTCCGTCGGCGTGGTGAAGACCACTGCGCGTTCCGCCAAGTCCAAGGTCGACGAGGTCAAGGACAAGGCACTGGGCAAGTGGAGCGAGCTGGAAGAGGCTTTCGACAAGCGTCTGAACAGCGCGATCTCGCGCCTGGGCGTGCCGAGCCGCAATGAGGTCAAGGAGCTTCACAGCAAGGTCGCAAGCCTGACCAAGCAGATCGAGAAGCTCACCGGCGTCAGCGTGAGCAGCGTCAAACCGGCTGCCAAGACCGCCGCCAAGCCGGCTGCGAAACCGGCCGCTGCCAAGCCTGCCGCCAAGACCGCTGCCGCGAAACCCGCCGCCAAGGCCGCCGCCAAACCTGCTGCCAAGCCCGCGGCCAAACCGGCAGCCAAGCCTGCCGCCAAAGCTGCTGCTGCGAAGCCCGCCGCCGCTAAACCGGCTGCCAAGGCTGCTGCCAAACCGGCCGCTGCGAAGCCTGCAGCTGCCAAGCCCGCTGCGGCGAAACCGGCTGCCAAGCCTGCTGCGGCGAAGAAGCCGGCGGTGAAGAAGGCTGCTGCACCCAAGCCGGCTGCCGCTCCTGCCGCTGCCCCGGCTGCTGCTCCGGCTGCGACTCCGGCCCCGGCCGCCGCTGCTCCGGCAGCCACTCCGGCACCGTCGTCGACCCAGGCCTGA
- the phaC gene encoding class II poly(R)-hydroxyalkanoic acid synthase, whose amino-acid sequence MRETSSAGRLPAPAEFMNAQSAMVGLRGKDMLSTLRSLALQGVRRPLYNARHLAAFGKQMGRVLLGDSPLQPNPQDARFQDPSWRLNPFYRRTLQAYLAWQQQLLAWIDESDMECDDRTRARFVLSLFADAMAPSNSLINPQAVKEIFNTGGQSLLSGGRHLLADLMHNGGMPSQVNKQAFEVGRNLANTPGAVVFRSEVLELIQYKPMGEHLYAKPLLIVPPQINKYYIFDLSAEKSFVQYALKNNLQVFMVSWRNPDARHREWGLSTYVKALDEAIEVCRSISGSRSVNLMGACSGGLTIAALQGHLQARRQLRKISSATYLVSLLDSQVETPAALFADEQTLETSKRRSYQHGVLEGKDMAKVFAWMRPNDLIWNYWVNNYLLGKLPPAFDILYWNNDNTRLPAALHGDFLDFFKHNPLARAGAMEICGTPIDLKKVAVDNFHVAGITDHITPWDAVYRSALLMGGDSRFVLSNSGHIQSILNPPGNPKACYFENGKLQSDPRAWYYDTQRHEGSWWPMWLQWIQERSGERGAVNFELGNAEHPPMEAAPGTYVHER is encoded by the coding sequence ATGCGAGAGACTTCTAGCGCCGGCCGCCTGCCGGCCCCCGCCGAGTTCATGAACGCGCAGAGCGCCATGGTCGGCCTGCGCGGCAAGGACATGCTGTCCACTCTGCGCTCCCTGGCGCTGCAGGGCGTGCGCAGACCGCTGTACAACGCCCGCCACCTGGCGGCGTTCGGCAAGCAGATGGGTCGCGTGCTGCTTGGGGATTCGCCGCTGCAGCCCAACCCGCAGGACGCCCGCTTCCAGGACCCGTCCTGGCGCCTCAACCCCTTCTACCGGCGCACCCTGCAGGCCTACCTGGCCTGGCAGCAGCAGTTGCTCGCCTGGATCGACGAAAGCGACATGGAATGCGACGACCGCACCCGCGCGCGCTTCGTGCTGTCGCTGTTCGCCGATGCCATGGCGCCCTCCAACAGCCTGATCAACCCCCAGGCGGTGAAGGAAATCTTCAATACCGGCGGCCAGAGCCTGCTCTCCGGCGGCCGCCATCTGCTCGCCGACCTGATGCACAACGGCGGCATGCCCAGCCAGGTCAACAAGCAGGCCTTCGAGGTCGGCCGGAACCTGGCGAACACGCCGGGCGCGGTGGTGTTCCGCAGCGAAGTGCTGGAGCTGATCCAGTACAAGCCCATGGGCGAGCACCTGTACGCCAAGCCGCTGCTGATAGTTCCGCCACAGATCAACAAGTACTACATCTTCGATCTCAGCGCGGAGAAGAGCTTCGTCCAGTACGCCCTGAAGAACAATCTGCAGGTATTCATGGTCAGTTGGCGCAACCCCGACGCGCGCCACCGCGAGTGGGGCCTGTCGACCTACGTGAAGGCCCTCGACGAAGCCATCGAGGTTTGCCGTTCGATCAGCGGCAGCCGCAGCGTCAACCTGATGGGCGCCTGCTCCGGCGGCCTCACCATCGCCGCGCTGCAAGGCCACCTGCAGGCGCGCCGGCAACTGCGCAAGATCAGCAGCGCCACCTACCTGGTGAGCCTGCTGGACAGCCAGGTAGAGACGCCGGCCGCGCTGTTCGCCGATGAGCAGACCCTGGAGACCAGCAAGCGCCGCTCGTACCAGCACGGCGTGCTCGAAGGCAAGGACATGGCCAAGGTGTTCGCCTGGATGCGGCCGAACGACCTGATCTGGAACTACTGGGTCAACAACTACCTGCTCGGCAAGCTGCCGCCGGCCTTCGACATCCTCTACTGGAACAACGACAACACCCGGCTGCCCGCCGCGCTGCACGGCGACTTCCTCGACTTCTTCAAGCACAACCCGCTGGCCCGCGCCGGCGCCATGGAAATCTGCGGCACGCCGATCGACCTGAAGAAAGTGGCTGTGGACAACTTCCACGTCGCCGGCATCACCGACCACATCACGCCCTGGGACGCGGTCTACCGCTCGGCCTTGCTGATGGGCGGCGACAGCCGCTTCGTGCTGTCCAACAGCGGGCACATCCAGAGCATCCTCAACCCGCCGGGCAACCCCAAGGCCTGCTACTTCGAGAATGGCAAGCTGCAGTCCGACCCGCGCGCCTGGTACTACGACACCCAGCGCCACGAGGGCAGCTGGTGGCCGATGTGGCTGCAGTGGATCCAGGAGCGCTCCGGCGAGCGCGGCGCGGTGAACTTCGAGCTGGGCAACGCCGAGCACCCGCCGATGGAGGCGGCGCCGGGCACTTACGTCCACGAGCGCTAG
- a CDS encoding phosphoribosyl-ATP diphosphatase has protein sequence MSDNTLARLAEVLESRKNAAPESSYVASLYYKGLNKILEKVGEESVETILAAKDAAQSGDCTDLIYETADLWFHSLVMLAALGQHPQAVLDELERRFGLSGHDEKAARQPSN, from the coding sequence ATGAGTGACAACACCCTCGCCCGCCTGGCCGAAGTGCTCGAATCGCGCAAGAACGCCGCGCCCGAGAGTTCCTACGTCGCCAGCCTGTACTACAAGGGCCTGAACAAGATTCTGGAGAAGGTCGGCGAAGAGTCGGTGGAAACCATTCTCGCCGCCAAGGACGCTGCCCAGAGCGGCGACTGCACCGACCTGATCTACGAAACCGCCGACCTCTGGTTCCACTCGCTGGTCATGCTCGCCGCCCTCGGCCAGCATCCCCAGGCAGTACTGGACGAGCTGGAACGTCGCTTCGGCCTCTCCGGCCACGACGAAAAAGCCGCCCGCCAGCCGTCGAACTGA
- a CDS encoding ubiquinone biosynthesis accessory factor UbiJ has translation MALLTQALLASAEAGVNRVLRLDGVALQRLSRLAGRVLEVDCQAPLLRLFILPGGDGLHFAAQHEAEVDCTLRAPAGRLLQLALAADKTRVLHSPEVEMGGDSALLLELADILQSLELDWEYEVQQWLGPLATQLLGSRLREGARWAGDSLESLRLSLADYLAEESRTLVGRNEAEARFAELDQLKIALDRLDARLARLSKKPNPDA, from the coding sequence ATGGCGCTCCTGACCCAGGCGCTGCTGGCCAGCGCCGAAGCCGGCGTGAACCGCGTGCTACGCCTGGACGGCGTGGCTCTGCAGCGTCTCTCGCGGCTTGCCGGAAGGGTCCTCGAAGTGGACTGCCAGGCCCCGTTGCTGCGCCTGTTCATCCTGCCCGGCGGCGATGGCCTGCACTTCGCCGCGCAGCATGAAGCCGAGGTCGACTGCACCCTGCGGGCACCGGCCGGGCGCCTGCTGCAACTGGCGCTCGCCGCCGACAAGACCCGCGTGCTGCACAGCCCGGAAGTCGAGATGGGCGGCGACAGCGCGCTGTTGCTGGAGCTCGCCGACATCCTGCAGAGCCTGGAGCTGGACTGGGAGTACGAAGTCCAGCAATGGCTCGGCCCGCTGGCCACGCAGCTGCTCGGCAGCCGTCTGCGCGAAGGCGCGCGCTGGGCCGGCGACAGCCTGGAAAGCCTGCGCCTGAGCCTGGCCGACTACCTCGCCGAAGAAAGCCGCACCCTGGTCGGGCGCAACGAAGCCGAAGCGCGCTTCGCCGAGCTTGACCAGCTGAAGATCGCCCTCGACCGCCTCGATGCGCGCCTGGCGCGCCTGTCCAAGAAGCCGAACCCCGACGCATGA
- the tatB gene encoding Sec-independent protein translocase protein TatB, producing the protein MFGISFSELMLVGLVALLVLGPERLPGAARTAGLWVGRLKRSFNAIKQEVERELGADEIRRQLHNEHILQMERDAKKLLAPLTGEQPAEPQAPAAPATPSEPPTVAAHSRLANLPGVKVAEAPASTVEPPVAAPQTPPTSETPRNP; encoded by the coding sequence ATGTTCGGAATCAGCTTCAGCGAGTTGATGCTGGTTGGACTCGTCGCCCTGCTGGTGCTGGGCCCCGAGCGCCTGCCCGGCGCCGCGCGCACCGCGGGCCTCTGGGTCGGCCGGCTGAAGCGCAGCTTCAACGCCATCAAGCAGGAAGTGGAGCGCGAGCTGGGTGCCGACGAGATCCGTCGGCAACTGCATAACGAGCACATCCTGCAGATGGAGCGCGACGCCAAGAAACTGCTGGCGCCGCTGACCGGCGAGCAACCGGCCGAGCCCCAGGCTCCGGCTGCGCCCGCCACGCCCAGCGAGCCGCCGACCGTCGCCGCGCACAGCCGCCTGGCCAACCTGCCCGGGGTGAAGGTTGCCGAAGCGCCGGCCAGCACGGTCGAGCCGCCAGTCGCCGCCCCCCAGACGCCTCCCACGTCCGAGACGCCGCGTAACCCATGA
- a CDS encoding TetR/AcrR family transcriptional regulator, with protein MKTRDRILECARLLFNEQGEPNVSTLEIATELGISPGNLYYHFHGKEPLVMALFAHFEEELQPLLDPPAEARLGAEDYWLFLHLIVERLAHYRFLFQDLSNLAGRLPKLARGMRNWLNALKRTLAALLAKLKAEGELISDTASLGQLVEQITLTLLFSLDYQRILGGAGEVRMVVYQVMMLVAPHLRGESRVAAEHLALRYLQA; from the coding sequence ATGAAGACCCGCGACAGAATCCTCGAGTGTGCCCGCCTGCTGTTCAACGAGCAGGGCGAACCCAACGTCTCCACCCTGGAGATCGCCACCGAACTGGGCATCAGCCCGGGCAACCTGTACTACCACTTCCACGGCAAGGAGCCCCTGGTCATGGCGCTCTTCGCCCATTTCGAGGAAGAGCTGCAGCCCCTGCTCGATCCGCCCGCCGAAGCGCGACTGGGCGCGGAAGACTATTGGCTGTTCCTGCACCTGATCGTCGAGCGCCTGGCGCACTACCGCTTCCTCTTCCAGGACCTCTCCAACCTCGCCGGGCGCCTGCCCAAGCTCGCGCGCGGCATGCGCAACTGGCTGAACGCACTCAAGCGCACGCTCGCGGCGCTGCTCGCCAAACTCAAGGCCGAGGGCGAGTTGATCAGCGACACCGCGTCACTGGGGCAACTGGTCGAGCAGATCACCCTGACCCTGCTGTTCTCGCTGGATTACCAACGCATCCTGGGCGGCGCCGGCGAAGTCCGCATGGTGGTCTACCAGGTAATGATGCTGGTGGCGCCGCACTTGCGCGGAGAGTCGCGCGTCGCTGCCGAGCACTTGGCGCTGCGCTACCTGCAGGCCTGA
- the ubiB gene encoding ubiquinone biosynthesis regulatory protein kinase UbiB translates to MKLLAFRRLLRIQSVVIRYRLDDLILELPMLPWWLRLLGGLLPWRWLPRRTLELSRGERIRLALEGLGPIFIKFGQILSTRRDLLPDDIANELARLQDKVPPFSPEASVALIEEQLGAKVEQVFARFEREPLASASVAQVHAAQLKSGEEVVVKVIRPNLKPVIRADIAWLFILARVAERVSADARRLHPVEVVSDYEKTIYDELDLLREAANASQLRRNFEGSPLLYVPQVYWDWCRPKVLVMERIYGIPVTDLETLRDQRTDFKALAERGVEIFFTQVFRDSFFHADMHPGNIFVSTRAPWSPQYIAVDCGIVGSLTDEDQDYLARNLIAFFKRDYRKVAQLHIDSGWVPAETKVNDFEAAIRTVCEPIFEKPLKDISFGQVLLRLFQTARRFNMEVQPQLVLLQKTLLNIEGLGRQLYPDLDLWSTAQPFLERWMRDRVSPGQLLRNAQQHIEQLPHLAQMTRDTLERLSQPAAEQPVTNGATPAGAWVARLIGAVLVAGATQTGLATHSLEAWPAWAMLAGGLYLILRR, encoded by the coding sequence ATGAAGCTGCTCGCCTTCCGCCGCCTGCTGCGCATCCAGAGCGTGGTGATCCGTTACCGCCTCGACGACCTCATCCTCGAACTGCCGATGCTGCCCTGGTGGCTGCGCCTGCTCGGCGGCCTGCTGCCCTGGCGCTGGCTGCCGCGGCGCACCCTCGAGCTGAGCCGCGGCGAGCGCATTCGCCTGGCCCTTGAGGGCCTGGGACCGATCTTCATCAAGTTCGGCCAGATCCTCTCCACCCGCCGCGACCTGCTCCCCGACGACATCGCCAACGAGCTTGCGCGCCTGCAGGACAAGGTTCCGCCGTTCTCGCCGGAAGCCTCGGTGGCGTTGATCGAGGAACAGCTCGGGGCGAAGGTCGAACAGGTCTTCGCGCGCTTCGAGCGCGAACCGCTGGCCTCGGCCTCGGTGGCCCAGGTGCACGCCGCGCAGCTAAAGAGCGGCGAGGAAGTGGTGGTCAAGGTGATCCGCCCGAACCTCAAGCCGGTGATTCGCGCCGACATCGCCTGGCTGTTCATCCTCGCCCGTGTGGCCGAGCGCGTCTCCGCCGATGCCCGCCGCCTGCATCCCGTGGAAGTGGTCAGCGACTACGAAAAGACCATCTACGACGAGCTCGACCTGCTCCGCGAGGCGGCCAACGCCAGCCAGCTGCGGCGCAACTTCGAGGGCTCGCCGCTGCTCTACGTGCCGCAGGTCTATTGGGACTGGTGCCGCCCGAAAGTGCTGGTGATGGAACGCATCTACGGCATTCCGGTCACCGACCTCGAGACCCTGCGCGACCAGCGCACCGACTTCAAGGCGCTCGCCGAGCGCGGCGTGGAGATCTTCTTCACCCAGGTGTTCCGCGACAGCTTCTTCCACGCCGACATGCACCCGGGCAACATCTTCGTCAGCACCCGCGCGCCCTGGAGCCCGCAGTACATCGCGGTTGACTGCGGCATCGTCGGCAGCCTGACCGACGAGGACCAGGACTACCTCGCGCGCAACCTGATCGCCTTCTTCAAGCGCGACTACCGCAAGGTCGCCCAGCTGCACATCGACTCCGGCTGGGTGCCGGCGGAAACCAAGGTCAACGACTTCGAAGCGGCGATCCGCACCGTCTGCGAACCCATCTTCGAGAAGCCGCTCAAGGACATTTCCTTCGGCCAGGTGCTGCTGCGCCTGTTCCAGACCGCACGCCGCTTCAACATGGAAGTGCAGCCGCAACTGGTGCTGCTGCAGAAGACCCTGCTGAACATCGAAGGCCTCGGCCGCCAGCTCTATCCGGACCTGGACCTGTGGAGCACCGCGCAGCCCTTCCTCGAGCGCTGGATGCGCGACCGCGTCAGCCCCGGCCAACTGCTGCGCAACGCCCAGCAGCACATCGAGCAGCTGCCGCACCTGGCACAGATGACCCGCGATACCCTGGAGCGTCTGTCGCAACCAGCCGCCGAGCAACCGGTCACAAACGGTGCGACGCCAGCTGGCGCCTGGGTTGCGCGGCTGATCGGCGCAGTGCTGGTCGCCGGCGCCACCCAGACAGGCCTCGCCACCCATTCGCTGGAAGCCTGGCCGGCCTGGGCCATGCTGGCCGGTGGTCTGTATCTGATCCTGCGCCGATAG
- a CDS encoding twin-arginine translocase TatA/TatE family subunit, with protein sequence MGIFDWKHWVVILIVVVLVFGTKRLKTLGSDVGEAVKGFRKAMNTEEDEKPQQPNPPLNQPTTIDAQAHKVEEPARKD encoded by the coding sequence ATGGGCATTTTCGACTGGAAACACTGGGTAGTGATCCTCATCGTCGTGGTCCTGGTCTTCGGCACCAAGCGCCTGAAGACCCTGGGCTCCGACGTCGGTGAAGCGGTCAAGGGCTTCCGCAAGGCAATGAACACCGAAGAGGACGAGAAGCCTCAGCAACCCAACCCGCCGCTGAACCAGCCGACCACCATCGACGCACAGGCGCACAAGGTCGAAGAGCCGGCCCGCAAGGACTGA
- a CDS encoding 16S rRNA (uracil(1498)-N(3))-methyltransferase — protein MNLLLLDDADFVAADRVLLRDRRLTHLHEVHRAESGDSLRVGRLGGLMGEGRILKLERDEAELQVSFTQAPPAKLPLTLLLALPRPKMLRRVLQTVSAMGVPRLVLLNSYRVEKSFWQTPFLEPDAIREQLVLGLEQARDTVLPEVIIEKRFKPFVEDRLPALAEGSLGLIGHPGPWPACPRAVEQAVTLAIGPEGGWIPYEVDKLREAGLAPVQLGERILRVETAVTALLARLF, from the coding sequence GTGAACCTGCTGCTGCTCGACGACGCCGACTTCGTCGCGGCGGACCGCGTTTTGCTGCGCGACCGCCGCCTCACCCACCTGCATGAAGTGCACCGCGCCGAAAGCGGCGACAGCCTGCGTGTCGGCCGCCTCGGCGGGCTGATGGGCGAAGGCCGCATTCTCAAGCTGGAGCGCGACGAAGCCGAACTCCAGGTGAGCTTCACCCAGGCGCCGCCGGCCAAGCTGCCGCTGACCCTGCTGCTCGCCCTGCCACGCCCGAAGATGCTCCGCCGCGTCCTGCAGACCGTCTCCGCCATGGGCGTGCCACGCCTGGTACTTCTGAACAGTTATCGGGTGGAAAAGAGCTTCTGGCAGACCCCCTTCCTTGAGCCGGACGCCATCCGCGAGCAACTGGTTCTTGGGCTCGAGCAAGCGCGCGACACCGTGCTGCCCGAGGTGATCATCGAGAAGCGCTTCAAGCCCTTCGTCGAAGACCGCCTGCCCGCCCTGGCCGAAGGCAGCCTCGGCCTGATCGGCCATCCCGGCCCCTGGCCGGCCTGCCCGCGCGCAGTCGAGCAGGCGGTGACCCTGGCCATCGGCCCGGAAGGCGGCTGGATTCCCTACGAGGTCGACAAGCTGCGCGAAGCGGGCCTCGCCCCGGTCCAGCTCGGTGAACGCATCCTGCGCGTGGAGACGGCGGTAACCGCCCTGCTCGCACGCCTCTTCTGA
- the tatC gene encoding twin-arginine translocase subunit TatC, giving the protein MSAEKPEQPENDQEMPLVAHLTELRTRLLRCVAVIFVIFIGLLYFSQKIYTLASAPLRRFLPEGATMIAIDPASAFLAPLKLTMIVALLLAMPFILAQIWGFIAPGLYKHEKRIALPLLASSVVLFYAGMAFAYFLVFPLMFHFFLGAAPEGVTPMTDINSYLDFLTLLFAFGVAFEIPVATVLLVWIGVVDVAYLKKIRPYVIIGCFVVGMILTPPDPMSQTLLAVPMWMLFEAGVLFSRLIRKRSRDEEDETSENGDQPPATRP; this is encoded by the coding sequence ATGAGCGCCGAAAAACCCGAACAGCCCGAGAACGACCAGGAGATGCCCCTGGTCGCGCACCTGACCGAGCTGCGCACGCGCCTTCTGCGCTGCGTTGCGGTGATCTTCGTGATCTTCATCGGTCTGCTGTACTTCTCGCAGAAGATCTACACCCTGGCCTCCGCGCCGCTGCGCCGCTTCCTCCCGGAAGGCGCGACCATGATCGCCATCGACCCGGCGTCAGCCTTCCTCGCGCCGCTGAAGCTGACCATGATCGTGGCGCTGCTGCTGGCCATGCCCTTCATCCTCGCGCAGATCTGGGGCTTCATCGCGCCCGGCCTGTACAAGCACGAGAAGCGCATCGCCTTGCCGCTGCTGGCCTCCAGCGTGGTGCTGTTCTACGCCGGGATGGCCTTCGCCTACTTCCTGGTGTTCCCGCTGATGTTCCACTTCTTCCTCGGCGCGGCCCCGGAAGGGGTGACGCCGATGACGGACATCAACAGCTACCTCGACTTCCTCACCCTGCTGTTCGCCTTCGGCGTGGCCTTCGAGATTCCGGTCGCCACCGTGCTGCTGGTGTGGATCGGCGTGGTCGATGTCGCCTACCTGAAGAAGATCCGCCCCTACGTCATCATCGGCTGCTTCGTCGTCGGCATGATCCTCACCCCGCCGGACCCGATGTCGCAGACCCTGCTCGCGGTGCCCATGTGGATGCTGTTCGAGGCCGGCGTGCTGTTCAGCCGGCTGATCCGCAAGCGCAGCCGGGACGAGGAAGACGAAACCAGCGAGAACGGCGACCAGCCCCCGGCGACCCGTCCGTGA
- the hisI gene encoding phosphoribosyl-AMP cyclohydrolase produces MKDWLDEIHWNADGLVPAIAQDHKTGRVLMMAWMNRESLALTAAENRAIYWSRSRGKLWRKGEESGHVQKVHELRLDCDADVIILMVEQLGGIACHTGRESCFYRVFQDGDWQVVDPVLKDPHAIYDKPGHSHE; encoded by the coding sequence ATGAAAGACTGGCTGGACGAAATTCACTGGAACGCCGACGGCCTGGTGCCGGCGATCGCCCAGGACCACAAGACGGGCCGCGTACTGATGATGGCCTGGATGAACCGCGAGTCCCTGGCCCTGACCGCCGCCGAAAACCGCGCCATCTACTGGTCGCGCTCGCGCGGAAAGCTGTGGCGCAAGGGCGAGGAATCCGGGCATGTGCAGAAGGTGCATGAACTGCGCCTGGACTGCGACGCCGACGTCATCATCCTCATGGTCGAGCAACTGGGCGGCATCGCCTGCCACACCGGCCGCGAGAGCTGCTTCTACCGCGTCTTCCAGGACGGCGACTGGCAAGTCGTCGACCCGGTCCTGAAAGATCCGCACGCCATCTACGACAAGCCCGGACACAGCCATGAGTGA
- a CDS encoding phasin family protein: MAKVASKKKVEKAVKDSSVITDVKHYARQIWLAGLGAYARVGQEGVDYFKELVKSGEGVETKGRKLVTEQVEAANDSVKSSVSSVKGKVEVQLDKVEKAFDSRVATALNRIGIPSRQDVEALSAKLDELSAVLERVAKTH; the protein is encoded by the coding sequence ATGGCCAAAGTCGCCAGCAAGAAGAAAGTCGAGAAAGCCGTCAAAGACAGCTCCGTGATCACCGACGTCAAACACTACGCCCGCCAGATCTGGCTGGCCGGCCTGGGCGCCTATGCGCGCGTGGGTCAGGAAGGCGTGGACTACTTCAAGGAGCTGGTGAAGTCCGGCGAAGGCGTAGAGACCAAGGGCCGCAAGCTGGTCACCGAACAGGTCGAAGCCGCCAACGACAGCGTCAAGAGCAGCGTATCCAGCGTGAAGGGCAAGGTTGAAGTGCAGCTCGATAAAGTCGAGAAGGCATTCGACAGCCGCGTCGCCACCGCGCTGAACCGCATCGGCATCCCTTCGCGGCAGGACGTGGAAGCGCTCTCTGCTAAGCTGGATGAGCTGAGCGCGGTGCTCGAGCGTGTCGCGAAAACTCATTGA
- the ubiE gene encoding bifunctional demethylmenaquinone methyltransferase/2-methoxy-6-polyprenyl-1,4-benzoquinol methylase UbiE: MSEPRKPAGDQGPADPTTHFGYKTVRESEKAGKVAEVFHSVAAKYDLMNDLMSGGVHRLWKRFTIELSGVRAGNRVLDIAGGTGDLTRQFSRLVGPTGEVVLADINASMLKVGRDKLLDSGVAGNVNFVQADAEKLPFPDNYFDVVTIAFGLRNVTHKDAAIRSMLRVLKPGGRLLVLEFSKPTSSLLSKAYDAYSFTLLPLMGKLVTNDAESYRYLAESIRMHPDQETLKSMMVEAGFDRVTYHNMTGGVVALHRGIKP, from the coding sequence ATGAGCGAGCCGCGCAAGCCGGCAGGGGACCAGGGCCCCGCCGATCCCACCACGCACTTCGGCTACAAGACCGTGCGCGAGAGCGAGAAGGCCGGCAAGGTCGCCGAGGTCTTCCACTCGGTCGCCGCCAAGTACGACCTGATGAACGACCTGATGTCCGGTGGCGTCCACCGCCTGTGGAAACGCTTCACCATCGAGCTGTCCGGCGTGCGCGCCGGCAACCGCGTGCTCGACATCGCCGGCGGCACCGGTGACCTGACCCGCCAGTTCTCGCGCCTGGTCGGCCCGACCGGCGAAGTGGTGCTGGCCGACATCAACGCCTCGATGCTCAAGGTCGGCCGCGACAAGCTGCTCGACAGCGGCGTCGCCGGCAACGTCAACTTCGTCCAGGCCGATGCCGAGAAGCTGCCCTTCCCGGACAATTACTTCGACGTGGTGACCATCGCCTTCGGCCTGCGCAACGTCACCCACAAGGACGCTGCCATCCGCTCGATGCTGCGCGTGCTCAAGCCGGGCGGCCGCCTGCTGGTGCTGGAGTTCTCCAAGCCGACCAGCAGCCTGCTGTCCAAGGCCTACGACGCCTACTCCTTCACCCTGCTGCCGCTGATGGGCAAGCTGGTCACCAACGACGCCGAGAGCTACCGCTACCTGGCCGAGTCGATCCGCATGCACCCGGACCAGGAAACGCTGAAGTCGATGATGGTCGAGGCCGGTTTCGACCGCGTCACCTACCACAACATGACCGGCGGCGTGGTCGCCCTGCACCGCGGCATCAAGCCCTGA
- a CDS encoding polyhydroxyalkanoic acid system family protein, with amino-acid sequence MSRIHVERSHSLGREAAREKAQKLAEKLSREHGVSYEWQGDVLTFKRSGVDGRIEVGDDRVAVEVKLGLLLSAMGGMLKGEIERALDKALA; translated from the coding sequence ATGTCCCGTATCCACGTCGAACGTTCCCACTCCCTCGGCCGCGAGGCCGCCCGCGAGAAGGCCCAGAAGCTGGCCGAGAAGCTGTCCCGCGAGCACGGTGTGAGCTACGAGTGGCAGGGCGACGTCCTGACCTTCAAGCGCAGTGGCGTGGACGGCCGCATCGAGGTCGGCGACGACCGCGTGGCGGTAGAGGTCAAGCTGGGCCTGCTGCTGTCGGCCATGGGCGGCATGCTCAAGGGCGAGATCGAGCGCGCGCTGGACAAGGCCCTGGCCTGA